From a region of the Tenggerimyces flavus genome:
- a CDS encoding beta-N-acetylhexosaminidase family protein has protein sequence MSRICPTPQEVVESATSTPIPSVVAVINGPDTDPAARRVLEATLRGAGAEVRHVRARDVVPNEHLLVYLGGPAENPTTARILQRLNVKGPEDLPAEGYVLASGRAGDRSVVTLAGADPTGTYYAAHTFRQLLDGTDRLPSIAIRDWPRLSVRGAIEGFYGSPWSDEDRADQLAFYGAHKLNTYQYSPKDDPYLRERWRDPYPDTELAQLASLVAQARDHHVTFTYALSPGLSVCYSSNDDLAALVAKFEQLYAIGVRSFNVPLDDISYTDWNCAADEERFGTGGGAAGTAQAYLLNRVVEAFVAQHDDVSPLQLFGHRIMLWDNYPVNDYQRGRLALAPYTGRQPRLADQLVGVVANPMNQAAASKLGLYSVADYAWNPERFDPQQSWQDSLDEYAKGDENVSTALRMFCDTQHWLETITGVDAPELAAAIEAFWPAWLAKDDAAITTFERHVVAFAAAPDVLKGGLEPAFATETRPWLTTMTVWGEAMATCLDLLRAHRESDAQAVRTLTTRLDTLVSRARSEVDPNDPSVPVKVADGVADRFVRDVLTAVR, from the coding sequence TTGAGCCGTATCTGCCCGACACCTCAAGAGGTCGTCGAATCGGCAACCAGCACGCCGATTCCGAGCGTCGTCGCCGTCATCAACGGCCCGGACACCGACCCCGCCGCGCGGCGCGTCCTCGAGGCAACGCTGCGCGGCGCCGGCGCCGAGGTCCGGCACGTCCGCGCCCGCGACGTGGTGCCGAACGAGCACCTGCTCGTCTACCTCGGCGGCCCCGCGGAGAACCCCACCACCGCGCGCATTCTCCAACGCCTGAACGTCAAAGGACCCGAGGACCTCCCCGCCGAGGGGTACGTGCTCGCGAGCGGCCGAGCCGGCGACCGGAGCGTCGTGACCCTCGCCGGCGCCGACCCGACGGGTACGTACTACGCCGCCCACACGTTCCGCCAGCTCCTCGACGGCACCGATCGCCTGCCCAGCATCGCCATCAGGGACTGGCCGCGGCTGTCCGTACGCGGAGCGATCGAGGGCTTCTACGGCAGCCCGTGGTCCGACGAGGATCGCGCGGACCAGCTCGCGTTCTACGGCGCGCACAAGCTGAACACCTACCAGTACTCGCCGAAGGACGACCCGTACCTGCGCGAACGGTGGCGCGACCCGTACCCCGACACCGAGCTCGCCCAGCTCGCCTCGCTCGTCGCACAGGCTCGGGACCACCACGTCACGTTTACGTACGCGCTCTCCCCCGGCCTCTCGGTCTGCTACTCCAGCAACGACGACCTCGCTGCTCTGGTGGCGAAGTTCGAACAGCTGTACGCGATCGGCGTGCGCTCGTTCAACGTTCCGCTCGACGACATCAGCTACACCGACTGGAACTGTGCCGCGGACGAGGAACGCTTCGGCACGGGAGGCGGCGCCGCCGGCACGGCCCAGGCGTACCTGCTCAACCGCGTCGTCGAGGCGTTCGTCGCACAGCACGACGACGTCTCGCCGTTACAGCTCTTCGGGCATCGGATCATGCTCTGGGACAACTACCCGGTCAACGACTACCAACGCGGCCGGCTCGCGCTCGCCCCGTACACCGGTCGTCAACCCCGCCTTGCGGACCAGCTCGTCGGCGTCGTCGCCAACCCGATGAACCAGGCCGCCGCCAGCAAGCTGGGCCTCTACTCCGTGGCGGACTACGCCTGGAACCCGGAACGCTTCGACCCGCAGCAGTCCTGGCAGGACTCGCTCGACGAGTACGCGAAGGGCGACGAGAACGTCTCCACGGCGCTGCGGATGTTCTGCGACACCCAGCACTGGCTGGAGACGATCACCGGTGTCGACGCTCCCGAGCTGGCCGCCGCGATCGAGGCGTTCTGGCCAGCCTGGTTGGCGAAAGACGACGCGGCGATCACGACGTTCGAACGCCACGTCGTCGCGTTCGCCGCGGCACCGGACGTGCTGAAGGGTGGGCTGGAGCCGGCGTTCGCCACCGAGACGCGGCCCTGGCTCACGACGATGACGGTCTGGGGCGAGGCGATGGCGACCTGCCTGGACCTGCTCCGCGCGCATCGCGAGAGCGATGCTCAGGCCGTTCGGACCCTGACGACTCGGCTCGACACGTTGGTCTCGCGGGCGAGGTCCGAGGTGGACCCGAACGACCCGAGCGTGCCGGTGAAGGTCGCCGACGGGGTGGCCGACCGCTTCGTGCGGGACGTGCTCACTGCCGTTCGCTAG
- a CDS encoding sugar isomerase domain-containing protein, with translation MSHPSVNLTAAAEQAQRVVSQVIATQTGNIRQAAELIANALANDGIIQAFGTGHSRAIALELAGRAGGLVPAHQLWVKDLVMYGKSEPEEILDPLVERDPDLARRILDLADIHPADVFVIASQSGGNGSIVEMAILAKERGHQVVAITSHEHSSNITSRHESGKKLYELADIVIDNCGPYGDATLPLPTGGATAPTSTISSALIVQMLVSEICGILLQAGETPPVMVSMNTPEGDRHNAALVDRYGDRIRLGEP, from the coding sequence TTGTCCCACCCGTCGGTGAACCTCACCGCTGCAGCCGAGCAGGCGCAACGCGTCGTCAGCCAGGTCATCGCGACCCAGACCGGCAACATCAGGCAGGCCGCCGAGCTGATCGCCAACGCCCTGGCGAACGACGGCATCATCCAGGCGTTCGGCACCGGCCACTCCCGCGCCATCGCGCTCGAGCTCGCCGGGCGCGCCGGCGGACTCGTTCCCGCGCACCAGCTCTGGGTCAAGGACCTGGTGATGTACGGCAAATCCGAGCCGGAAGAGATCCTCGACCCGCTCGTCGAACGCGATCCCGACCTCGCTCGCCGCATCCTCGACCTCGCCGACATCCACCCCGCCGACGTCTTCGTGATCGCCAGCCAGTCCGGCGGCAACGGCTCCATCGTCGAGATGGCCATCCTCGCCAAGGAACGCGGCCACCAGGTCGTCGCGATCACCTCGCACGAGCACAGCAGCAACATCACCTCGCGGCACGAGTCCGGCAAGAAGCTGTACGAGCTCGCCGACATCGTCATCGACAACTGCGGCCCGTACGGCGACGCCACCCTCCCACTGCCGACCGGCGGAGCGACCGCGCCCACCTCGACGATCTCCAGCGCGCTGATCGTGCAGATGCTGGTCTCGGAGATCTGCGGCATCCTGCTCCAAGCCGGCGAGACTCCGCCGGTCATGGTCTCCATGAACACCCCGGAAGGCGACCGGCACAACGCCGCCCTGGTCGACCGGTACGGCGACCGCATCCGGCTGGGAGAGCCTTGA
- a CDS encoding uracil-DNA glycosylase: MGGVLPHPLTGVLFPSPVPPGTGWPDDPAPLSTPVADSAAAVESLAASASLPELVARQSVCSACPRLVTWREAVAVARRRSFENEPYWGRPIAGWGSPTPGLLLVGLAPAAHGGNRTGRIFTGDRSGDWLFAALHRAGFAAQSTSTHAGDGQALLNARMVAAIRCAPPDNKPLPSERDTCFPWLTREVSLVAPSVRCIVALGSYGWDAALRAFRAAGYAIPRPKPKFGHAAETELRSESSSAVLLGSYHPSQQNTFTGRLTADMLDAIFTRARELVG, from the coding sequence ATCGGCGGCGTGTTGCCACATCCGCTGACCGGCGTGCTGTTCCCCTCTCCGGTGCCGCCGGGGACGGGCTGGCCGGACGATCCTGCTCCCTTGTCGACGCCGGTGGCTGACTCCGCCGCGGCCGTCGAGTCGTTGGCCGCGTCCGCCTCGCTGCCCGAGCTGGTGGCGCGTCAGTCGGTCTGCAGCGCCTGCCCGCGGCTGGTGACCTGGCGGGAGGCGGTGGCGGTGGCCCGGCGCCGTTCGTTCGAGAACGAGCCGTACTGGGGCCGCCCGATCGCCGGCTGGGGCTCGCCCACTCCTGGGCTGCTGTTGGTCGGCCTCGCGCCGGCGGCCCACGGCGGGAACCGTACGGGGCGGATCTTCACCGGCGACCGCTCCGGCGACTGGCTCTTCGCGGCCCTGCACCGGGCCGGCTTCGCGGCCCAGTCGACGAGCACCCACGCGGGCGACGGCCAGGCGCTGCTCAACGCCCGCATGGTCGCGGCAATCCGGTGCGCGCCGCCGGACAACAAGCCGCTGCCGTCCGAACGCGACACCTGCTTCCCCTGGCTTACCCGCGAGGTCTCGCTGGTCGCCCCGTCCGTCCGCTGCATCGTGGCCCTGGGCTCGTACGGCTGGGACGCCGCACTGCGCGCCTTCCGAGCCGCCGGCTATGCGATCCCGCGGCCCAAGCCCAAGTTCGGCCACGCCGCCGAGACCGAGCTGCGGTCCGAGTCATCCTCGGCAGTCCTGCTGGGCTCGTACCACCCCAGCCAACAGAACACCTTCACCGGCCGCCTCACCGCCGACATGCTCGACGCCATCTTCACCCGAGCGCGCGAGCTCGTCGGCTAA
- a CDS encoding DUF1801 domain-containing protein, with amino-acid sequence MHGQSEAKTHDEYIAALDEPRRSEIRALHELVLRTVPELEPTMMGGALGYGPFHYKYASGREGDATLVGIANNKQYISLYVIAANEDEGYIAGSYQSKLPKASIGKGCVRIKRLSDVDLDVVADLLRHAAQVGPAVRGGKAT; translated from the coding sequence ATGCATGGACAGTCGGAGGCGAAGACGCACGACGAGTACATCGCGGCGCTCGACGAGCCGCGGCGGAGTGAGATCAGGGCGCTGCACGAGCTGGTGCTGCGGACGGTGCCCGAGCTGGAACCGACGATGATGGGCGGCGCGCTCGGCTACGGGCCGTTCCACTATAAGTACGCCTCCGGCCGCGAGGGCGACGCGACGCTGGTGGGGATCGCGAACAACAAGCAGTACATCTCGCTGTACGTGATCGCGGCGAACGAGGACGAGGGCTACATCGCCGGCTCGTACCAGTCGAAGTTGCCGAAGGCGTCCATCGGCAAGGGCTGCGTACGCATCAAGCGCCTGTCCGACGTCGACCTCGACGTCGTCGCCGACCTCCTCCGCCACGCGGCCCAGGTCGGCCCAGCCGTCCGCGGCGGCAAGGCCACTTAG